The Pseudomonas aeruginosa genome includes the window GCGGGGGTGTCGTCGGCGCCGGCCAGTTGCGCCCCTCCGGCGCAGGCCAGGCAGATCGACAGGGGCAGCAGGCGACGGCGGAACGGTGCGCTGCGGGACGACGGGATGGAGCGGTACGCGGGTCGGCGATTCATGTGTGGGTCCTGGATGAAGGGGTGACTGCTAATTCCGTATGGTTATTTATTTATGTTTTATATTGCTTTTACGGAATAAGAGATTGCCTTTATAAAAAGCCCACGCCGTCCCCGGCAATTGCATTCGCCCGATATTTTCCATGTAGAAAATGCATATCGATCTCCGCCAGCTCCGCCACTTCATCGCCCTTCACGAGCACCGCAGCTTCGTCGCCGCGGCGCTGGCGGTTAACCTTTCGCAATCGGCCTTCAGCCGCAGCATCCAGGCGCTCGAACACAGCGCTGGCTGCCGCCTGGTGGACCGCGCGGCCAAGGACCTGCGTCCGACCAAGCAGGGCCTGATCGTCCTCGAACATGCGCGCCGGCTGGTCAGCGGCGCGCACAACCTGGCCAACGAGATCGCCCTGTTCAACGGCCTGGAGGCCGGCGAACTGCGCTTCGGCGCCGGACCGGCTCCCGCCACCTGGCTGGTGCCGCGTGCGGTGGGGCGCTTCAACGTGCGTTATCCGAAGGCGCGGGTGAGTTTCCAGGTCGAACACTGGCAGGCGCTGAACCGCCGCCTGCAGGCCGAGGAGTTCGAGTTCTTCGTCGCCGACACCCGGCATTTCGAGGCCGACCCGCAATACCGGACCTCGCGCCTGCGTCCCCGGCGCTGGCATTTCTGCTGCCGCGAGGGGCATCCGCTGGCCGCTCGCGAGAGCGTTTCCGCCGAGGAGCTGTTGAGCTTCCCGCTGGCGACCAACATCAGCCCGCCGAACATCCGCAAGGTGCTGGTGGACCTCAGCGGGCGTCCCGACTTCCGCCCGGCCATCGAGTGCGAGAACGGCCATAGCCTGCTCGGCGTGGTTCTCGCCTCGGATGCCATCGGCATCAGCAGCGGCCTCGGCGACCTGGCGCCGCCGGGACAGGGAGGCCTGCGTCCGCTGCGGGTGCGCGAGCTGCCCGACGA containing:
- a CDS encoding LysR family transcriptional regulator, with amino-acid sequence MHIDLRQLRHFIALHEHRSFVAAALAVNLSQSAFSRSIQALEHSAGCRLVDRAAKDLRPTKQGLIVLEHARRLVSGAHNLANEIALFNGLEAGELRFGAGPAPATWLVPRAVGRFNVRYPKARVSFQVEHWQALNRRLQAEEFEFFVADTRHFEADPQYRTSRLRPRRWHFCCREGHPLAARESVSAEELLSFPLATNISPPNIRKVLVDLSGRPDFRPAIECENGHSLLGVVLASDAIGISSGLGDLAPPGQGGLRPLRVRELPDDLDELHTRYGIVSRAGYSLSPLAEAMIDELKRVDDAT